From Chaetodon trifascialis isolate fChaTrf1 chromosome 1, fChaTrf1.hap1, whole genome shotgun sequence, one genomic window encodes:
- the lrp3 gene encoding low-density lipoprotein receptor-related protein 3, which translates to MGPTGPLLALLWLRCALLCAAGCSERVEVHTERRGVIYSPSWPLNYPPGVNCSWHIQGGQGEVITISFRNFDLAESGSCVGDWLLLTPTWSGESRLCGSMLPPPFISIRGRVWLYFHSQANSSGQAQGFRLSYIRGHLGQSSCQSDEFLCGNGKCLPRSWKCNGQDECGDATDERSCSPPPTEAQPGLCPFGSLPCTEAQSTRCLPASLRCNGVHDCPDGTDELGCPDTTCGKRLGNFYGSFASPDFFQANRSAVAELRCSWLLDTQDPKPIVLQLDLRLGPRDSLHVYDGLLQRAEHLLQVLSYHNNRRPALLESSRGQMSVLYMAQPNSPGHGFNATYQVKGYCFPGERPCGSDQGCYSERQRCDGYWHCPSGRDEEACPTCPDGEFPCEGGTGVCYPASERCNNQKRCPDGSDEKNCYDCQPGNFHCGTNLCIFETWRCDGQEDCLDGSDERDCLAAVPRKVITAALIGSLVCSLLLVIALGCALKLHSLRSREYRAFETQMTRMEAEFVQREAPPSYGQLIAQGLIPPVEDFPVYNPTQASVLQNLRLAMRRQIRRHSTRRSNSSSRRRLGHLLSRLFHSGGRARGHAPLLNPPGPTQITLGLHSYRTAGVQGPQARARSGAGFGDDVSGMPGSCSATTDLEPCTPESPASPLSLQSVDSPEEEELSPVSRESSRAPQSEPPTPVQSDSSSHIGPMPSPQEASVPPCHSRASRKLVLELAVNLKGVSLRRYSPLGPLSPVSPPVFSNSSQTSTPHPHSQGLEVTSPSEPSSSSVKAEDSDNHFTVEVPSREIRSRDERRRERKSRLCRLSRTFSDEGGDSGRETTPC; encoded by the exons ATGGGACCGACGGGGCCGCTGCTCGCTCTGCTGTGGCTCCGCTGCGCTCTGCTCTGTGCAG CAGGCTGCAGCGAGCGAGTGGAGGTCCATACAGAGCGCAGGGGTGTGATCTACAGTCCCTCCTGGCCTTTAAACTACCCCCCCGGAGTCAACTGCAGCTGGCATATCCAGGGAGGTCAGGGAGAGGTCATCACCATCAG TTTCCGAAACTTCGACCTGGCGGAGTCAGGGAGTTGTGTGGGAGACTGGCTTCTGCTGACTCCGACGTGGAGCGGGGAATCCAGGCTGTGTGGCTCCATGCTGCCTCCGCCCTTCATCTCCATCAGGGGCCGTGTTTGGCTCTATTTCCACTCTCAAGCCAACAGCTCGGGGCAAGCCCAGGGCTTCCGCCTCTCCTACATCAGAG GCCACCTGGGTCAGAGCAGCTGTCAGTCTGATGAGTTCCTGTGTGGGAACGGGAAGTGTCTTCCCCGCTCCTGGAAGTGCAACGGTCAGGACGAATGTGGCGATGCCACAGACGAACGCAGCTGCTCCCCCCCTCCCACTGAGGCTCAGCCTGGCCTCTGCCCCTTTGGCTCCCTCCCGTGCACTGAGGCCCAGTCCACCcgctgtctgcctgcctctctgcgCTGCAATGGAGTCCATGACTGTCCCGATGGCACCGACGAACTGGGGTGCCCGGACACCACCTGTGGCAAGCGTTTGGGGAACTTCTACGGCTCCTTTGCCTCCCCAGATTTTTTCCAGGCCAACAGGAGCGCTGTGGCGGAGCTCAGATGTTCCTGGTTGCTGGACACCCAGGACCCCAAGCCCATCGTGCTGCAGCTGGACCTGCGGCTAGGGCCCAGAGACTCGCTGCATGTCTACGATGGCCTGCTGCAGCGGGCAGAGCACCTCTTACAGGTGCTGTCGTATCATAACAACAGGCGCCCGGCGCTGCTGGAGTCGAGTCGGGGACAGATGAGCGTTTTATACATGGCCCAGCCTAACAGCCCGGGACATGGCTTCAACGCCACATACCAG GTCAAAGGTTACTGTTTCCCTGGCGAGCGTCCCTGTGGCAGTGATCAGGGCTGCTATTCTGAACGCCAACGCTGCGACGGCTACTGGCACTGCCCATCCGGCCGCGACGAAGAGGCCTGCCCGACGTGCCCGGACGGAGAGTTCCCCTGCGAGGGCGGCACTGGAGTGTGCTACCCAGCCTCTGAGCGCTGCAACAACCAGAAGAGGTGCCCGGATGGGTCCGACGAGAAGAATTGCTACGACTGCCAACCTGGAAACTTCCACTGTGGGACTAACCTGTGCATCTTTGAGACGTGGCGATGTGACGGCCAGGAGGACTGCTTGGACGGGAGTGACGAGAGGGACTGTCTGGCAGCGGTGCCAAGGAAAGTGATCACGGCCGCCCTGATCGGCAGCCtggtctgcagcctgctgctcgTCATTGCCCTCGGCTGTGCCCTCAAACTCCACTCCCTCAGGAGCAGAGAGTACAG AGCTTTTGAGACTCAGATGACTCGCATGGAGGCTGAGTTTGTTCAGAGAGAGGCTCCCCCTTCATATGGTCAGCTAATCGCCCAGGGTCTCATCCCCCCGGTGGAGGATTTCCCAGTCTACAACCCCACACAG gCCTCCGTGTTACAGAACCTGCGGTTGGCGATGCGCAGGCAGATCAGACGTCACTCAACTCGGCGCTCCAACTCCTCCTCTCGTCGGCGTCTCGGCCATCTGTTAAGTCGCCTGTTCCACAGTGGAGGGCGAGCCAGAGGCCACGCTCCCCTGCTCAACCCGCCTGGACCCACACAGATCACGCTGGGGCTCCATAGCTACAGAACTGCGGGGGTTCAAGGGCCTCAGGCAAGGGCCAGGTCTGGAGCTGGGTTTGGGGATGATGTATCTGGCATGCCGGGGTCCTGCTCCGCCACCACGGACCTGGAGCCCTGCACGCCCGAGAGCCCTGCGTCACCCCTCTCCCTGCAGTCAGTGGACagtccagaggaggaggaactttCACCTGTGAGCAGGGAAAGCAGCAGGGCTCCACAGTCCGAGCCCCCCACCCCTGTTCAGAGTGACTCTTCGTCCCACATTGGACCCATGCCCTCTCCCCAGGAGGCCTCTGTACCCCCGTGCCACTCGCGGGCATCTAGGAAACTGGTCCTGGAGCTCGCTGTTAACTTAAAGGGTGTTTCCTTGAGACGTTACTCACCCTTGGGGCCCTTGTCCCCCGTCTCACCCCCTGTGTTCTCCAACAGCTCGCAGACATCTACACCCCACCCTCACTCCCAGGGGCTAGAGGTGACTTCACCCTCTGAGCCCTCGTCTTCTTctgtgaaagcagaggacagtgaTAACCACTTTACTGTGGAAGTGCCAAGCAGGGAAATAAGAAGcagggatgagaggaggagggagcgcaAGAGCAGACTCTGCAGGCTCAGCAGGACCTTCAGTGATGAGGGGGGGGATTCAGGGAGGGAGACAACGCCATGCTGA